The window ACCTGAAGAACTGTGTTCGAAGAACTTCTGCAAGCAAGACTTGAAGAGCTGCATTCGAAGATGTTCTGCAGgtacttcctctctctctctgctctctaGCTCTCTCTGTccgtctctctatctctctgcgTTCTGTCTCTCTCTATTCCTCTAAGATTCGCAAACAAATCTTTTCATGTTTTGCAGGATCTTTGTCCTGTAAGTAGCGTTTCATCTCCATGAAAAACGGACTTCGCGACCTTCAAACTGAAGCTCAAGAACAGCCCTGCAAATCGAGTTCGTGGCCTTCAAATTGAGCTTGCGGCCTTCAAATCAAGCTTGTGAATTTCTTTTTGCCCTAAAGCATTAGATTTTGTTCTTGTGTACCCTAAATCTCAGGTAAAACCCCCCTCAAACTCAACTCAGCCAAAGCATCAGATTATATTGCCATTTCCATTTCATTCCCCTATAAATGAGTATGGAGGTGACCTTCTAGGGCAGTATTTTTAAGTTGTTATCTATGATAAATTACTATTGTCTTGGATTGAGTCAATGCAGGTGAAATTACTTTATTTTAAAGGGAACTAACCAACTCTGTTGTGAGTACTCTGTTTTGTCTTGCTTCTTTAAATGGGAGATTTGTATGAAATCCTTGCTTCAGTGGGGACTGTTTTAACCCCCCCTCCCTTTGGATTGGCTTTTTAAGCCTTTGTTTTGGCCTGAATGTTGTGAACATGGAAACTAGAGGGGAAAAAtattctaacttctccttgtaTCTTTAATTGGATGACTGAAATTTTGACTAAACAAAATGTGATGATTTTCTGCATTCCCATTCTGTAACAACCGCCCAACTTTCGTATACAAACTTGTTGATTGGTACACTTAAATAAATCCAAGCATCTTTAACAAGCTCGAGATCCAAACCATGTTTCATTGGTTTCCAATGGGGAGATCTTCTCTACAAAATTGGAGTTGGTTAACTTGATCTTGGAGTTTTGGTTGACTAACCTTAACAGTTCAAATAGTGTTTGCAATAGGCCTGTTTTGACAGCGCGCGTCATCGCTTAAATTTTAGTCTTTGATTCCAGATCAAGCCAACAGATCAATCCAAGTTTAAGCATGTTATTCCCCTCCCTTCTTGTTACCTTGATCCAGGTCTGGAATCCATCAGACTTCGGGATTGAAGGCTGCCATAGTTTGTTTTAGGGTTGATATTACTGTTGTCTTAAGTGTCTATTTTGGGAGTAACTTGTTAATTAAGTTTTTGATCTATCTGTTACTGCTGGCAGTGAGGTCTCACCTTGCTGTTTAACCTTTATGAACAACATATTGATCTTGTTATTTGGGATACCCTAGTGGCGAGAGTCGTAACTATTATCCTTGCCGCTAGGTCAATTTACTATCTATTACTATTACAAAGAGCCTACCTTGCTGCTTGGTAATgacattattttttaattattgattaaaGTACCTTGTACTTTTAAATTTGAGATTTGGCAACTGActgaatcagggtaaccaaacagtttttcagataGATTCAGGATGAGTTCACCTGACAAACTCAGGGTaatcaaacagtttttcaggaagAATAATGTCACAGaatcaaggtaaccaaacagtttttcagaaAGATTCACGGcacagaatcagggtaaccaaacagtttattttGTCCGAAATACGAATCCACAAAAAGTCCATCtagctcttctctctcccacttcgtCTCTCATCTCTCCACGTTTTCCGATCCCCTCTCACAAATCCCTTTCAcagtcaatctctctctctttcctattttctctcactCCACCTGACCATCCACACTGCCATCGATTGgtattgctttttttttataaaaagggGAGGAATATGGAAGGCGAGGCAGAGAGGGAGGTAGAGAgggttttttgtgtttttttttttttttttgttttttcgtttTATTTTCCTTTGAGAGAAGACTGGTTCGTCATTGGGATTATAGAGGAATTCAGTTTATGAAGATGTTAAAGCTTTgttattttcttccattaagCTTGTAAGTTTCTTCTTTCAATAAAATTATTTCTTTTCATCCATCTCTTGCAATTTATTTTACCAtgtcttttgtttatttttcatcatcttcttcctctttttattttttcatgacCAACTAATTCTCCCACTTAGGGATAGGATGAAGCcatgagagaagaaagaatcaaTGGTGTTTATAGCTCTACGTGATTATTGTATTAGCATTAGTAGATTTAATATGTGTCATGTCCACATTACTCATGCCATCCATTTATCGTATGCGTAATTGTCTACGTGTCTATATAAAATTCTGCTGATGATTGATTTTCCATGATTGTATGCGTAGTAATTGTTATTCATAGGAAACGACTGATTTAGTATCACTTGTCTCCTATGTCTTGAACCCGTCTTGAACCCACCATTCATGCCATCTAAGGATTGTGTTTTTGTTATATCTTATCATTGATTGGACCAATTTCTCTTAGTGGATTGCTTACCCCTAAGTGTTTTTCTCAACCCGTCTTCTTTACTTAGTCTATTCCGTTCTCTTTAATTAGTCTCTTTGTTAGTttactatttttaattaaattttctgtttttagtcttttaattattaaattgatGTGCTCTGCCTAAGTAGAAATTGGATTAATCACCTCCCTGTGTTTGACCCGtaactacgattgacccgtacgtttGCGGTATTACTTTTTAATTCAAACAATCAGCTATAGAATTTTCTCCAATTGTTTCTTTGATCAGGTTTGCTGGCTTTTAGCTCTCATTCATGTTTCTCTAGTTACttacattttttgtttatcaATCCGTCTTATTTTTTATATGTCCATCTAATATGCAAAGTGACAGTGATAAAACTACTATGCTGCCATCCAGGATGATTTTTTACCAAGAACTGCTACGCCCTTAGAAGATTGTGTCTAACTGATTTGTCCAGATCGATTGGAGGTTCTCTCTGTTGCTTGATTTTTCTGCCTCTCCAACTTGAACCCTCCCTTTGCAATTTGAGATTTGTACAAGCTCATGTAATTTCTAATTAGTTGATTTTGGTTGTATTGACAATTTCCATAAGTATTTTAGGCAAATGGGTATTGTAAGTTcatttatgtaattatttttttcaaacaGTATGATGGTAATGGCACCTCTGTAGTTTAGGTAGTTAAAAAGATGTTTTCACTGCTATTCTAATCTTATTTGGCTTAATTTGGTGGTTAATGGCATTTATGTAAATATTAGCAATAGTTATATCTGACTGTTTTGGAACAAGATTACCAAACGccattgattttctttttctgttttggaaCGCGTTAtggaacaggtttaccaaacaCTCACTTGGAGGCAAAGAACCCATTTTCagacaaaacaagaaaagatgaTCGTGCAAAAGAACAGCGTTCTCAGAAcaagaacgttaccaaacgcagccttagaTTCCTTATTCTTGAACTGATTCAAGCCGATTTGAATCGGAATCCTCTCTGACTGGTTTTGTTTCCGATTCCAAGTTTTAAAGCCTTGACCGGAGGGGAAAGCCTTCAAAGTTGAAACACACAGCCGTCGCTACGGCCACTAGAGTAGTCTCTTCTTCAAAAATGTGGTTGCGGCGTATAACAGTGGTTCCCTACTTCGGAGCCTTGAGGAGATCGCCCAGGTCTCAGTGCCTTCTTACTTCCGTCTATTCATACTCGGACGCTCCTTGCAAAAAGCCGAAGCTTGCCCCTTTACAGGTATCTTTCAagcctggtttttttttttttttttaataaaaaatatcttctccaccacaatcttccacttcttcttctttttctttgttaccATATTTTTTTCATACGAGCTTTTATGTTTTTGAAATGTAATTGAATATgttgtttggtttgttttaCTTAGCTTTCCATCCTGGGTTCTTTTGTGATTTTTCTGCAGGAGAGGAGAATGATTGATAAGTTCAGGCTGTGGGCTAAAGGGGGCCATGGCGGCAATGGGTGTTCCAGCTTCCACCGCAGCCGATGTGATCGCCGGGGCAAGCCCGATGGTGGCTTAGCTCTCTGTTTAATTTCCGTGttctcctcccctctctccCCCATTCTTTTTCTGGGTCAAGATTTATGTTGGAAttacttaattttttgtttttctctccttCGAATTACTTAATTTCTCCTTaccataaaaaaagaagaagaaagcgttATCTTCTggaatttgggttttgttttattgagttttataATTGTTTCGTCattagtaatgatttttttttttttctttttcttcaatttggGAATTAATGTAGGTGGGAATGGTGGAAGAGGTGGTAATGTGATTCTAGAATGTTCAGCCGCAGTCTGGGACTTCAGCAATCTGCAACATCACTTGGTACCACACTCCCTTCCATTCAGTTCagtcttctccttcattcaTGACTGACCATCATTAGTGATTGAAGCATGAATCCAATTCCTTGTCTTCTTACTAGCTCAATGTGTTAAACATTCACCATTATTAGTAACATATTGAATGTGTCACAGAATGCAAAGAAAGGGGGGCATGGAGCCTCGAAGAATAAGATAGGAAGCCGAGGGGCAGACAAGGTTCTGATTCTGATTTATAAGCGCTGTTCTGTTATCCTTGTGAGGTccttttatgttatttttttcttgttagcAATCATATGGTGGGAGAATACTGAAACTTGCTAATAACATGATTTCATATGGTAGGTTGTGCAAGTACCTGTTGGCACTACAATTCATCTTCTAGAGGGTGAATTTCCATCTTTAATTGAGAAGTCTTCCTCCACAGCTTTGGATCCTTGGGAGATCCCGGGTGAACTTGAAGGTAATGGTGGTAGTCTGTCTACATCCAATCGACAGAACACAATTTTGGATCCTTGGGAGATCCCAGGTGAACTTGAGGGTAATGAGGGTAGTTTGTCTACATCCGATCGACAGAACACAATTATCCCCAGTACAACAGAGGTATTGGAAAGAAAGGACTTTGATGTCTCATCTTCATGCATTGAAAGTTTCAACAAGAAATCACCTAGCACCCTGCACGGAGTCCAGGGGTCATCAGATGGAATTCATGCTCGGTCTTCTCCATTCAGCAAACAATTCAAAGCAGGTATTGATGAATCTGTCTCCCACTCTGAAGAAGGTGAGAGTGAGGATGAAGATGTAGAAATTGGTGACAGTATGTCAGGGGAAGAATGGgaagaggatgaggaagaagaagtggaaatTGTACAATATAATGTTGCTGAATTAAAAGAACCAGGTCAGCAAGTTGTCATTGCTCAGGGAGGAGAGGGTGGTCTTGGTAATGTCTCTTCTGCAAAGGTCTCTATGGCCCATAAACACATGAAGCATGGCAACCACAAGGATGGAGCCCCTGAACTTGAGTTatcagaagatgaagatcaaTCCTCGCCTAGTGTTGGTTCACCTGGTTCAGAAGCTGTCCTAATATTAGAACTAAAGAGTATAGCTGATGTGGGCCTAGTTGGGATGCCAAATGCTGGTAAAAGTACTCTTCTAGGGGCCATTTCAAGGGCTAAGCCTGCTGTGGGCCATTATGCCTTCACAACCCTGAGGCCAAATATAGGAAATCTGAACTATGATGACTTCTTCTCAATCACTGTGGCTGACATTCCAGGACTCATAAAGGGGGCACATGAGAATCGTGGACTTGGGCATGCATTTCTGCGGCACATAGAACGAACAAAGGTTCTAGCTTTTGTGGTAGATTTGGCAGCAGCACTAGATGGAAGAAAGGGTATTCCGCCATGGGAACAGCTGAGAGATCTGGTATTGGAGCTTGAATACCATCAAGAAGGTTTGACAGATAGACCCTCCTTAGTGGTAGCAAATAAGATTGATGAGGAGGGTACTGAGGATGTATTTGAAGAATTAAAGAGAAGGGTTCAAGGTGTTCCAATTTTTCCTATCTGTGCAGTGCTGGAGGAGGGGATACCAGAGTTAAAAGCTGGCCTTCGAATGCTCATGGATGGGGTAGAGTCACAAAGGGTTGAATTAAATAGAATTATGCTTGACTAAGTCCTATGCTAATTAAGGCTGCAACATTTTTCATCACAAAGCTGCCTTGTTTTTGAATTCTTTGCATTAGTCTAAGACTGACTGACAGGAGGTAAGGGAGGATGGCTATAGAATGGATTGTGTATTATTTCCGACGATTAAAACAAGAGCCTGTTTTCCAGCAATTCAGAAGCCTTTTGATACTCATAAGTATGATGAACTCCAAAGATTTCACTTGTTTATTGAGCACTCAATAGTTGAGGACTTTTTTGCATGAGAGTATGAGACCATTGAGGTTAAAACCATGTTAAAGATATTCAAGGTTGACAATAAGGGTTCCCTTGAATGTCAATTGCGAACATGCTTCGTGTACTTTAGGTGTGTCATATGTTTCTCCATTGCTCAGATTCTTCAGTAAGGGActatctccatttttttttctctttaattatCAAAGTCAATGACCTTGCTGCAGAGATGGTTCTCAAAACAGGTTACACTACATGGTTGTATGAGTTTGGTGGTGTGGGTGTTACCATGTGGTTCAAATTTGCCCGGTGGGGAGACTTCTTGCCTATGTGTCTTTTCTTGCCTTGCTAAAAGGAAAGGGATCTTATTGGTAAATAGAAGAGTGGTTGTAAGCTTGGTTTATGATTGGAGAATTGAAAGAAATGTAGGAAAGAACTGGGAGTGGACTTACCCACCAAACTCGTTTAATCTTGGATCTGGAATTTGCTACCGTATGCTTATACATGAGCTTCCATGTTAGAAGACCACTTTCATTGGAAATGTGTTAAAGATACCCTTGTCCATAACGTTTGTTGGCTTCACCAGAGTTTCTCTTTGGAGCTTTGGGGCATTACTTCTATTGCATTTGCAGACCAGTGGTTGTTCTGCGAGGCTGAAATAGCACTGCATCACTATCTGCGGATAGGATAATCCCAAAGTACCTTAGCTCCCATTGAGAAAAGCCCCTGTAACTGCTTCTGATTCTGCATGTATTATATCTCGGTTTTGATTCACAAGGGTCTTTCAGACTAAAAGTTAGCCCTTTGATAGTTATTATAATGTGCCTTTTATGTTTGCTTTATTTACACATCAGTTTGAATCAGTAGAGAGGCCTTTAATGTATACTTTATATGTATATCATTTTGAATCAGTAGAGACcaataaatattttttgttgttgtagagATCTATAATTTGAATCAAGCTGAATCTGTTTAGGCTCAGTTTGGATCTTGAGAGTCCAAACTGTGGGGTATTGGTGTACTTTTTATGTTTGATTAGTTAATATGAGTAAGCATCCTGGGAATTAGATGTTCATTTCTACATTTAGGTCAAGTGATTGTAGTAATCAAAATCTCAACCAAACACATGGGGATTTCAACTCCCAGAAACATGAGACGTGGCtatcattttgtttttgggtaacAAGACTTGCCTATCATTGATGGAAACTAGACTGCAACCAAAATAAAATGTGGTACTAACTAGGATGCAGACATACACCCAAAAATCATAGAGGTTAAAACTCCTATTATCCAAACAAACACTATAGGAATTCCTAATGAACCTTCAATGttcattttaatatatttaaaatAGGTATCAGGAGCAACTAAGAGCATTTTGTTTAAAAGTAACTTCTTTCATGGACCTAGTAGGGCTCTGAGCCTCTGatcctttttccttatttattttcttatttttttatgccCTGTgcgtatccagtgcacgaggctcccatcACTGtcgggtctggggagggtcataaatgatcgaagaaaaagaggcttcAGTTTTTCATATTTCCTCCCATCTTTCAGGCAATGATTCCTGCATTAGCACATTCAAATCATTGAATTTCTTAAATCCTGATAACAAAATGAGATTTAGAACCATAAATATTTGTCTTGAGAATGGTTGAATGAAGCATGAACAATGGTTCGATCAATATTATAGAGATTCACACATCCATTTCACCAGCCAATTTTTGAAATGAGTAGTAGTAAACCTCACCTTCCTCAATATCAAGCCATGTGGCAAATAAAGGTTCAAAGAgagatttttgttcttctttctttgttatcCAAATAAtagttgaaaattttgataaataaaCATTCAAAATGCTTTTCTTAATAATACTAAACTAATAGGCTATAAATATGTTGCTTTGTGTAAAGCGAaacctttttggtttttttttttcttggtaatgTGAAAACTTACTGCTAGCTTGAAGATGCATATTCAAGTCTAAGGGCAGCCGCTTTATGTGAGAAATGCTTAAAGATTAGAAtcaaccccaaactacccttctTGGGACCCTATGAAAGCAGGACATGAACTGGATTTGACCATTTTTTAATAGGCTAAAAATGGGCTTCGCCATTCATTATAAAATTCATAGATTACTCCTAAGCTTATGTTATATTAAGATAAagtttgaataattgaataaaaaaatgaaacataagATGGCCTTCAATGTAATTTCATATTGCACTAGTGTATTAGTAAATTTATAAAATGCCTAAATTACCATTAGTTTTGTTGCTTATGACATTCCATCGGAGATGAGCATATGCTTAACACCTATTAATGACATAAATGAAatgatatatatgtatataataaGTATGAAATTTcttaatgaaataataaaattttcatcATGAAAGAACAAGATAATTAAgaataaaatagtaatttcacaATGTAATTCACTAATTTTTTGAACCATTTATAGAGCTTAACTTAAAAAATTCAATGAAGGAAATTGTTGCTTTGTCGCGTGGCCCGTGAATTGCCATGAGGCCAATGAGAATGTGCACAGGAGTATTaacatgaatgagattttttatttcccaGGGGGTAGAACAATAATTTCACGTGCttttgtgtctgggcgcaagagCCTCACGGCTAGGCAGCATTCTTTTTACCTTCAATGATTTTCCTCCACATGCcatgaaaattcaattttttcttaCACAAAATATTAACAAACTAGGATGGCACCTGTGTCCATTGTTAGAAGCTACTAAACCTTGAAAACCTTCGTACAATCAAAATGTGAAGATACATTGATTCAGAGACTCACGGAAATTTAGTTCAGGCGCAGGTCTGATGGGACTGAAATTTGATAAAGATGAACCCAAAGGTCCCTtgttcacatgtcaaatttaaacTCAACTGGAGTTTATCAAGTGGCAaagaaagctttcaaaaatGTAAAACAACCAAGAGGCTGCATGACAATTTTTAGATCACCAAGAAAGTGCATGACAATACATTGGAAGGTATATGGTTGATTTTAAGTATTGAATTTGACAAGTGGCCATTCCAATCCATTCTCTAaatatccaatggtcaaaaaATATGGAACCCAAACCAGATGAGTTAGACATTTGATTGCACCTTAGTGAAGATTACCACTATGTACAAAGGTTACAACAATTAGATGCAAGAAAAGAgcagagaaaaaaatgaaacacaacaaagtaggaaaaatATTCATTACAATCATCATACTGAACTAAGTGAATCCGCAAGAGAGTACTATCGTGTAAAAGAAATATTCATAGCTTTCTTGATCACATCGATGATGCACTTGTAATCAAATTACAGGAATAAAATAACGAGTTCTCTTATCAAAAATGTTGATGCTACATTAATCAGGAATGAACATTAGCAACAAGGCCTAACACAACCTAAAATCCATCCTTAAATCCTGATTGCTCGAGACAAATACCCTCTCATGAAGCAGGACATGGGGTCAGTAAGCTAGGTTTGTTGTTCAAGATGAATCCTTAACCAAAATGCAGCAGGAAGTAACTATTTTCCTCTGCTTTCCTCACTTTTTACTGATTTTTCCTACTAAGAAAGTGAACCATCTCCTAACTTGCGATTTGCCACAAAACTGGACCATATTAggtactaattttccacatgccGGTCCTATATCCCACAGACATGAGGCCAAGCTCCCAAAGCATGTTGGGTATACTTAACGGATTCACTTTGGAACCAGGAATTTCGGACCAGTTAACGGATATTTCAATGATAGGGATGCAAAAGTGTTTGCATAAGTAGACCAATTCAACATCAAAACACCACCTGCAAAATGTTCACATACTTTATATCAGTCCCAACCTAAAAATCATACTAAACATGGATGTTGAAGCTAAAACCCTAGCCTTCTCACATATTCATATATTATGGAGGCAGAGACAGATACTTTACCAATTGTTTATGATGCAAATTATCAATATTATATTCTGCAAATTTTTTGTCTATTCAGAACAGGTAGTTTAGAGCACATTCGTCATCACTTGTTCTGGAGTAATACAAAGCCAAATTTTTTATTCTAATCTTAAGAATGACTATTCCATTTCTGTGGGAATCGTTTATGGTAAACATTCTTAAATGCTAAGAGAATCAGTGAGTTCTTCCCAGAACAATCATAAGTGATACGCACTACAGCCTTAAGCATACCACTTACAAGTTGCATGATTGATTACCATATAATCATGGAGTATACTCCAGGTCTAAAAAAGTGGGTTCGGGAACAGGATTGGTTTCCATCAATTCCAATTCAAAACGGTCCGGAATCAGCCAGAATCACCCGGACTTGGCCTAACTTGGTCGGACTTAGTATCTGTAGAAACAGGGTTATTGGAAGCGGTCAGGGCTGATTGGTCAATTCCTCCGAACCCAATCCAAGTTTGCAAAACCTGGGAATACTGCTACCTTACAATTTAAAATGTTCAAGAATAATTATTTATCTTATTGCAAAGCTCCATAACTAAGGTTCACCAATAAAGCCATCCATACCTAGAACGTATACATTTCTCAGGAGAATCTCTCTGAATGTGGAAAGTTACAGGTGAAAAGTCAACATTGACTTTCAGACATATGGGTAATAACTTACAGATTACACCGCTTTCAAAATAGATCACATTAAAATAATGCATAATTCTTACGTTATTCCAGAAATCAGCTAATACTAACAAGCCACTACGATTTTGGAAAATTAATCACAAGAAACATGTCAGGTAAAATTGCATGGCAAAGTGCATGTCATCATTAGTGGCAAATTTGGATGGATACCTTTTCAAATGAATGTTTGTGAATAGTTTCCGAGCAGCAGCTCTAGTGAACATCTTAAAGCCACACTgacaatcaacaaaagaaacaagaaaaggggTGAAACATGTACAAAAACTGTTAGTGATTAGCTTCAATTAAGGCTTAGGAAGATGCTGCAAGTGAGCTCTAGTATTTTAACAACTACTGTCGTTTTTGGGGCAAAAAAACACCTGTGTATCTCGAATTCCTGGACCAGCAGTCAAGAGAACCACAATATGGAAACCCTTCATAAGGAAATTCCTGTACCACTTCCGCTGAAACATTAGGTAATAAGCTATAAGCAAGAGAAGTGAGGATACAGAAAAAAATACAAGTATAAAAAGGTGAACAAAGTTAACAAGACTAAACTGTAGCCAGTGCCTTCTCCTCAAGATGAGCACGAGAACCAAATGCAGCAATTGGTATATCAGAAACTCTTGCACTCAAATCACTAGATGGTGCATCCCCCAACTGGAGTTCCTTTCTAGCCACTGCACGTATCTGATAGGTGAAATGTCAATGTAATCTAAACCACATTCATTATCCCACCTATAAACCAGAAACCTAAATCCTGAATCTCAGGTATGAGTCGTACTTCTAAATTATGAAAGAACAGAGCAAGTGCATCGACAATGCAAATGGTTTCCAACCAAACCTGATTTTCAAGTTTTTCTAGGTCATTAACCTTAGTTGCCCCATCAGCATCAAGCATTAGGAGTAGTTCACCACGTGAATGCAGCATTCCCTGTTTTACAATGCTTTCACAATATCAAAGAGCTTCAATCAATTCTTGTGATTTATACAATATAAAAAATAGATATTGAGAATGAAGACTATTTCAGTTACAAGAAAAGGAACAGTTTAGATAGACTCACTTTTCTGATAGCTTCTCCCTTGCCATGGTTTCTTCCAAGAAGAATAACCCTAACATTATCTATTGTGTATCTCTTAACAAAGTCAAAAGCTACTCTGTTTGTCCCATCACCACTCCCATCATCAACTATTACCACCTGTTCAAGAACTCATCAATGGTTTGAGAAATTATTTGACATACAATAATTACTAAATGACTTGGAAAAGATAACCAATTTATCATGTTCAATGTCATAAGATTTggttgggaaaaggctgagtAGTTGCTGTAATGTCATAAGATTTGAGAGACGAAAGGAGGAATTAGGAGGAAAGTTAACATGACTGGGCAAAACAAACTTAGAAACTAGAAATTATAATCTCCAAAGGAAAAGCTCTCAAGCCCGCCTTCTACAACCCAAAACCACCTGACAAATAGGACTTCTTGTGGCCCCACTTGGTGGAGTAAACCCCAGGTGCAACACATGCACCTGAAGGCGCTAAGCTTAAAACTGACATAAAATGATCAATATGGCTGGATAATCTATTTCAAATGATATGTTACAGTTAAAATTATACCTCATAAGAAAAAGACTTGTCTTTCGCCGCACGTTGTTGGAGATAACTACAATGCAAAATTCCAATAATTATAATCCAAATCTCTCCCTACAATATCATTTCTATGACTACTTAACAATAAGGTTATGATAGCAAATGACTGGGTTACACAATAACTACAGAAGAAAAGTGagaacataaatatcaaatattATGCTTGATTGAGATATATTGGATAAGAGACATCACATGGCAAGTAAGTTTATTTGCAACCAAATCACTATATTTATCAGTACAAGAAACAAACTTGTAGCATTCAACATGGTCTACGGATAAGTCCTATAATTGAAAGAGTAAATCATGTATTTGGAAACTCCGCCAGTGTTTTATGCTTGCCAGTCCCAAGCTCAGATAAAGGAGGCTTTTTCTTTTATGACACCAAAACAGAACTAGAAATTAAAAGTTCAGAATCACGGCCAAATATCGTATCAGCAATCTTGGTGGATCTAGCCTTAGCTAGAACATGTGCTAGCCAAATTACGTCTTGAATAACCTTGTTTACAGTAGCTgattcaaaaaactcaaaaaagaaattatattATAGAAAAGATGAAAGAGCTGCCAGGGCCATCAATGAAAGTTTTCTTTCTGCAGCCACCCAACCAGAAGTGCAGAATCAGTCCAAATAGCTAGGCGCTTGATGCCTTGGTCTTTTGCTGTCCGGATTCCTTGTTCAATTGCCTTCCCTTGATCCCTTCTGCTTCATCTGCCAAATCTACGGAACCATAATCAAAGGAGAAAACATACAGCTCTTCATTAAGACATA is drawn from Telopea speciosissima isolate NSW1024214 ecotype Mountain lineage chromosome 1, Tspe_v1, whole genome shotgun sequence and contains these coding sequences:
- the LOC122649164 gene encoding probable GTP-binding protein OBGM, mitochondrial isoform X2, coding for MWLRRITVVPYFGALRRSPRSQCLLTSVYSYSDAPCKKPKLAPLQERRMIDKFRLWAKGGHGGNGCSSFHRSRCDRRGKPDGGNGGRGGNVILECSAAVWDFSNLQHHLNAKKGGHGASKNKIGSRGADKVVQVPVGTTIHLLEGEFPSLIEKSSSTALDPWEIPGELEGNGGSLSTSNRHDESVSHSEEGESEDEDVEIGDSMSGEEWEEDEEEEVEIVQYNVAELKEPGQQVVIAQGGEGGLGNVSSAKVSMAHKHMKHGNHKDGAPELELSEDEDQSSPSVGSPGSEAVLILELKSIADVGLVGMPNAGKSTLLGAISRAKPAVGHYAFTTLRPNIGNLNYDDFFSITVADIPGLIKGAHENRGLGHAFLRHIERTKVLAFVVDLAAALDGRKGIPPWEQLRDLVLELEYHQEGLTDRPSLVVANKIDEEGTEDVFEELKRRVQGVPIFPICAVLEEGIPELKAGLRMLMDGVESQRVELNRIMLD
- the LOC122649164 gene encoding probable GTP-binding protein OBGM, mitochondrial isoform X1, coding for MWLRRITVVPYFGALRRSPRSQCLLTSVYSYSDAPCKKPKLAPLQERRMIDKFRLWAKGGHGGNGCSSFHRSRCDRRGKPDGGNGGRGGNVILECSAAVWDFSNLQHHLNAKKGGHGASKNKIGSRGADKVVQVPVGTTIHLLEGEFPSLIEKSSSTALDPWEIPGELEGNEGSLSTSDRQNTIIPSTTEVLERKDFDVSSSCIESFNKKSPSTLHGVQGSSDGIHARSSPFSKQFKAGIDESVSHSEEGESEDEDVEIGDSMSGEEWEEDEEEEVEIVQYNVAELKEPGQQVVIAQGGEGGLGNVSSAKVSMAHKHMKHGNHKDGAPELELSEDEDQSSPSVGSPGSEAVLILELKSIADVGLVGMPNAGKSTLLGAISRAKPAVGHYAFTTLRPNIGNLNYDDFFSITVADIPGLIKGAHENRGLGHAFLRHIERTKVLAFVVDLAAALDGRKGIPPWEQLRDLVLELEYHQEGLTDRPSLVVANKIDEEGTEDVFEELKRRVQGVPIFPICAVLEEGIPELKAGLRMLMDGVESQRVELNRIMLD
- the LOC122649130 gene encoding dolichyl-phosphate beta-glucosyltransferase isoform X2; the encoded protein is MSWVWTIAELFVLLALLLILGVGSAIFLEAFRRKCNHDQDQGDAQAVFEDPNSLKRVPCPWIFDPAEKYISLIIPAFNEEHRLPGALDETMSYLQQRAAKDKSFSYEVVIVDDGSGDGTNRVAFDFVKRYTIDNVRVILLGRNHGKGEAIRKGMLHSRGELLLMLDADGATKVNDLEKLENQRKWYRNFLMKGFHIVVLLTAGPGIRDTQCGFKMFTRAAARKLFTNIHLKRWCFDVELVYLCKHFCIPIIEISVNWSEIPGSKVNPLSIPNMLWELGLMSVGYRTGMWKIST
- the LOC122649130 gene encoding dolichyl-phosphate beta-glucosyltransferase isoform X1; its protein translation is MSWVWTIAELFVLLALLLILGVGSAIFLEAFRRKCNHDQDQGDAQAVFEDPNSLKRVPCPWIFDPAEKYISLIIPAFNEEHRLPGALDETMSYLQQRAAKDKSFSYEVVIVDDGSGDGTNRVAFDFVKRYTIDNVRVILLGRNHGKGEAIRKGMLHSRGELLLMLDADGATKVNDLEKLENQIRAVARKELQLGDAPSSDLSARVSDIPIAAFGSRAHLEEKALATRKWYRNFLMKGFHIVVLLTAGPGIRDTQCGFKMFTRAAARKLFTNIHLKRWCFDVELVYLCKHFCIPIIEISVNWSEIPGSKVNPLSIPNMLWELGLMSVGYRTGMWKIST